In the Planctomycetaceae bacterium genome, GTTGCTTGCTTACAATCCGGTGGGGCCGAACATAGGCCGAATCGTAAAGCTTGCAGAAAAGTTTCGGGACCGGACTCTCTCTGTCAATTGTGATGATGAGGGACCTTTACGTTCGCTCTCTGCGGCATCAGACCAATCAGGCATAACCATCGGTGTCTTTCTTGACCTCAACGTCGGTCAGAATCGTACGGGTGTATCGCCACTTTCGCAGAAAGCGAAGGACCTGTATGCGTTAATACGTGGTTTGCCGGGCATTCAACCGAGGGGCTTTCATGTTTACGACGGGCACCAGCGAGATGCCGATATTGAACAGCGTCGCGCTGCAGTTCAGGAGGTCTGGGGACCAGTCCTTGAACTTCGCTCCCACTGCGAGACCGCTGGGTTTCCGGTCGCGGCGATGGTCTGCGGTGGAACACCAACGTTCCCCGTTTATGCCTCGATGACTGATGACGGCATTGAGCTGAGTCCCGGCACATGCGTCTTTCACGATGCCGGATATGGCAGCCACTTCCCCGATTTACCGTTCACTCCCGCTGCAGCCGTTCTATCGCGTGTCGTGAGTCGTCCAGCTCCCGATCTCGCTACGCTGGATGTCGGCAACAAGGCAATTGCCGCTGACCCACCGCGTGGACAGCGTGTCTATCTGCCAGTGGCTCCCGACGCCCAACAAGGCGCACACAACGAGGAACACCTCGTTCTGCAATCGGACAGTCTCAGTGCAATGCAGCCCGGAGATCACGTCTGGGCCATCCCCGTTCATATCTGTCCGACAAGCGCGTTGTATGATCACGTCGTCGTGATTGAAGATGGTCAGTTGGTAGACGACTGGCCCGTAACAAGTCGTAATCGAAAACTCACGATCTGAAACAGGTCGATCGGATCCGCCCTGAATCTGAAGGAACCAAGTTGTGTTGTCGCGAAGAAAGCCAATTCCCCTCTACCTGGAAGAGGAACAGAGAGAAGGGTTGCGCGCAGCCGGGAAGTTCAACGCCCAGTTGATGGATTTCCTTCGCCCCCATGTCAAAGTTGGCGTGACAACGGATGAACTCGATCGACTGGCAAACCAATACACCCTGGACCATGGTCATACGCCGGCTTGCCTCGGCTACCACGGCTACCCTAAGACGATTTGTACGAGTGTCAATGAGGTTGTGTGCCACGGGATTCCAAACGAACGCCCGCTTCGCAGTGGCGATATCGTCAATGTGGATGCCACCACGATCGTTAATGGATGGTACGGCGATCAATCCGAAACGTTCCTGATCGATACTGTCAGCCCGGCAACAAAACGGCTCGTGCAGACAACCTTCGACTCACTCTTCGTCGGAATTCGGGCCTGCACACCCGGCTGTTCCGTTTTGACGATTGGAAAAGTCATCCAGGCGTATGCCCAGAAGGCAGGCTATTCGGTCGTGCGGGAGTATCAGGGGCACGGCATTGGTCGAGACTTTCATCAGGAACCCGGTATTCCCCATTTCCCCTCACTGACGTCCGGACGAGACATCCTTCATCCGGGAACATGCTTCACAATTGAGCCAATGCTGAATATCGGCAATTGGAAAACTCGACTCGATAAACGCGACGGCTGGACGGTCAGAACGGTGGACGGGTCATTGTCGGCTCAGTTTGAACACACCATCCTGATGACTGAGGATGGGCCGGAAATCCTGACGATGACTGAACACGGACCACAGGAAGGTCATGTCTTCTAAGCTAACAGCATGTTGACAAACGGGACTGGCTCAAGAGCAGGAGACCTTAAAACACGACGGCTTAAAGTCGTCCTGCGTGCCTGTCCCGGTTTTTCAACGGACAGCTAAGCCCGGCCTGTACACCGCGTCGCTGCGGTGAAAGGGCTGGCCGAAATCCGCTGAACCAATGACATTGCTTACGCAGCGCGTCGTTGTTGTTGTGGCATGGCCTCGATTGGCAAACGAACCAGGTCGTGAATGCTGCCATGGACCGGCACCGTATGCGTTTCTTCCCCCGCAGCAATCACTTTCGCTCTGATGGGGCTGGTTGGGCCCAGCATTGTCGAAATGACCTGCCCGTTCACGGTGGCATTCGCTGTCATCTGAAGACGACACCGCTTGAGAATCAATGCCAGCGCTGTTTTGATTTCAGCCATTGCCAGCGGTGCCCCGATACACATTCTCGGTCCCGCCCCGAACGGCAGATATTCGTACGGTGACGGTGAAATCGTCTTCCACCAATCCGGTTGAAACTCGTCAGGAGATTCGAACAGATCCGGGCGATGGTGCGTGATGTATTGACTAAACACCACCGGCGTACCAGGCGAAAGACGAATTCCATTCAGCGTTACTGGTTCCGCAACGATCCGCTGTGAATACGCCGAGGCTGGGAGCACCCGCATGCTCTCTTTGATCACGTGCTCCAGAAATTCAAGACGATCCAGCTCTTCGATTGTCGGACGTTCGCCGTGTACGTGCTCAGCAACTTCACCTGAAACACGCTGCATGATTTCGGGATGTTGTGCCAGCAGAAATAACGTCCAGCTGAACGTATGAGCTGTCGTCAAATGCGCAGCCGCAAAAAGAAGAGTGGCGTGGCCCGTCAGTTTTTCATCACTGAGCTGCTGGCTCGAAGCCTGTGCATGAAACAGAAGGCTCAGCACATTCGGCATCTCGTGCTGCTGGTTTCGGTGCTTGTGGAAAAGTGTCTGAATGGAGTTTTCCAGTTCATCTGCCATCTCCAGAAGTTCATCGTACTTGCTGTTAAACTGCGGGCCCGAAACAAGCGCACCCATGCCAACTTCATGGTTCTGGTGGACCCATCGATCAATCATGTGCCCCAGCTCATGTGCGAATCCGGCATCATCCAGCCCAAACAGTAACGCGCTCGTCATGCGGAGCATGAACTGAACCATCTCAACGTTCAAATCCCGCTCACTTCCG is a window encoding:
- a CDS encoding cytochrome P450, encoding MQFSIALDSAKLPGSSAGEWTRFDSKSVVSLHIQSPTESLQGQKLLGRAKFNTFRSMTCSVMEDAMMADFQSIPLRPAAPVSHESLLQFPEDPVECMRQLHRRHGDIAVMEQESQRLAFVFSPELNRQVLTDSNSFHSRFFAVRGSRKSAQRRVTSGLLSQNGAEHRDTRRILKDVFSKKVLPGYHPTICRLTEDLLKDWHPGSERDLNVEMVQFMLRMTSALLFGLDDAGFAHELGHMIDRWVHQNHEVGMGALVSGPQFNSKYDELLEMADELENSIQTLFHKHRNQQHEMPNVLSLLFHAQASSQQLSDEKLTGHATLLFAAAHLTTAHTFSWTLFLLAQHPEIMQRVSGEVAEHVHGERPTIEELDRLEFLEHVIKESMRVLPASAYSQRIVAEPVTLNGIRLSPGTPVVFSQYITHHRPDLFESPDEFQPDWWKTISPSPYEYLPFGAGPRMCIGAPLAMAEIKTALALILKRCRLQMTANATVNGQVISTMLGPTSPIRAKVIAAGEETHTVPVHGSIHDLVRLPIEAMPQQQRRAA
- the map gene encoding type I methionyl aminopeptidase, which encodes MLSRRKPIPLYLEEEQREGLRAAGKFNAQLMDFLRPHVKVGVTTDELDRLANQYTLDHGHTPACLGYHGYPKTICTSVNEVVCHGIPNERPLRSGDIVNVDATTIVNGWYGDQSETFLIDTVSPATKRLVQTTFDSLFVGIRACTPGCSVLTIGKVIQAYAQKAGYSVVREYQGHGIGRDFHQEPGIPHFPSLTSGRDILHPGTCFTIEPMLNIGNWKTRLDKRDGWTVRTVDGSLSAQFEHTILMTEDGPEILTMTEHGPQEGHVF
- a CDS encoding D-TA family PLP-dependent enzyme; the encoded protein is MQFQIPEVPLAVLDQIPSPALVVFRDRVVSNIESMIRVAGDPARLRPHCKTHKMSAVVRMLIDRGVHKHKAATIAEVEMLFDAGARDVLLAYNPVGPNIGRIVKLAEKFRDRTLSVNCDDEGPLRSLSAASDQSGITIGVFLDLNVGQNRTGVSPLSQKAKDLYALIRGLPGIQPRGFHVYDGHQRDADIEQRRAAVQEVWGPVLELRSHCETAGFPVAAMVCGGTPTFPVYASMTDDGIELSPGTCVFHDAGYGSHFPDLPFTPAAAVLSRVVSRPAPDLATLDVGNKAIAADPPRGQRVYLPVAPDAQQGAHNEEHLVLQSDSLSAMQPGDHVWAIPVHICPTSALYDHVVVIEDGQLVDDWPVTSRNRKLTI